In one window of Ovis aries strain OAR_USU_Benz2616 breed Rambouillet chromosome 3, ARS-UI_Ramb_v3.0, whole genome shotgun sequence DNA:
- the CCT4 gene encoding T-complex protein 1 subunit delta codes for MPENVAPRTGPPAGAVGAAGGRGKSAYQDRDKPAQIRFSNISAAKAVADAIRTSLGPKGMDKMIQDGKGDVTITNDGATILKQMQVLHPAARMLVELSKAQDIEAGDGTTSVVIIAGSLLDSCTKLLQKGIHPTIISESFQKALEKGIDILTDMSRPVELSDRETLLNSAATSLNSKVVSQYSSLLSPMSVDAVMKVIDPATATSVDLRDIKIVKKLGGTIDDCELVEGLVLTQKVANSGITRVEKAKIGLIQFCLSAPKTDMDNQIVVSDYVQMDRVLREERAYILNLVKQIKKTGCNVLLIQKSILRDALSDLALHFLNKMKIMVVKDIEREDIEFICKTIGTKPVAHVDQFTADMLGSAELAEEVSLNGSGKLIKITGCASPGKTVTIVVRGSNKLVIEEAERSIHDALCVIRCLVKKRALIAGGGAPEIELALRLTEYSRTLSGMESYCIRAFADAMEVIPSTLAENAGLNPISTVTELRNRHAQGEKTTGINVRKGGISNILEELVVQPLLVSVSALTLATETVRSILKIDDVVNTR; via the exons ATGCCCGAGAACGTAGCACCCCGGACCGGGCCGCCCGCCGGGGCTGTCGGGGCTGCCGGCGGCCGCGGGAAGAGCGCCTATCAGGACCGCGATAAGCCGGCCCAGATCCGCTTCAGCAACATCTCCGCAGCCAAAG CTGTTGCTGATGCTATTAGAACAAGCCTCGGACCAAAAGGAATGGATAAAATG ATTCAAGATGGAAAAGGTGATGTGACCATTACAAATGATGGTGCCACCATTCTGAAACAAATGCAGGTGTTACATCCAGCAGCCAGAATG CTGGTGGAGCTGTCCAAGGCTCAGGATATAGAAGCAGGAGATGGCACCACATCAGTGGTCATTATTGCTGGCTCTCTCTTGGACTCCTGTACCAAGCTTCTTCAGAAAG GGATTCATCCCACCATCATTTCTGAGTCATTCCAGAAGGCCTTGGAAAAGGGCATTGACATCTTGACTGACATGTCTCGACCTGTGGAACTGAGTGACAGAGAAACTTTGTTAAATAGTGCGGCCACTTCATTGAACTCAAAG GTTGTGTCCCAGTATTCAAGTCTCCTTTCTCCAATGAGTGTAGATGCAGTGATGAAAGTGATTGACCCAGCCACAGCTACTAGTGTAGATCTTAGAGATATTAAAATAGTTAAGAAGCTTGG tggGACAATTGATGACTGTGAGTTGGTGGAAGGTCTGGTTCTTACTCAAAAGGTAGCAAATTCTGGCATAACCAGAGTTGAAAAGGCTAAAATTGGGCTTATTCAGTTCTGCTTATCTGCTCCCAAAACAGAT ATGGACAATCAAATAGTGGTTTCTGACTATGTTCAAATGGATCGAGTGCTAAGAGAAGAGAgagcttatattttaaatttagtgaagcaaattaaaaaaacaggatGTAATGTTCTTCTCATACAGAAGTCTATTCTAAG AGATGCTCTTAGTGATCTTGCATTACATTTCCTGaacaaaatgaagattatggtgGTAAAGGATATTGAAAGAGAAGACATTGAATTCATTTGTAAG ACGATTGGAACCAAACCAGTTGCTCATGTTGACCAGTTCACTGCTGACATGCTGGGATCTGCTGAGTTAGCTGAGGAAGTCAGCTTAAATGGTTCTGGCAAACTGATCAAG ATTACAGGTTGTGCAAGCCCTGGAAAAACAGTTACAATTGTTGTTCGTGGTTCTAACAAATTGGTGATTGAAGAAGCTGAGCGCTCCATCCATGATGCGCTCTGTGTTATTCGCTGTTTAGTGAAAAAGAG AGCTCTTATTGCAGGAGGTGGTGCTCCAGAAATAGAGTTGGCCCTACGGTTAACTGAATACTCACGAACATTGAGTGGTATGGAATCCTACTGCATTCGTGCTTTTGCAGATGCTATGGAAGTCATTCCATCTACACTAGCTGAAAATGCTGGCCTGAATCCCATTTCTACTGTAACAGAACTAAGAAACCGGCATGCCCAGGGAGAAAAAACTACAGGCATTAATGTCCGAAAG